The genomic interval TCCGTGGCAATGCGTCCCTGGGCCGTGCGTTGCAGATAGCCTTCCTGAATCAGGTAGGGCTCATAAACCTCTTCGATGGTGTCGGCTTCCTCTCCGACAGAAACCGACATGGAATTGATACCTACCGGGCCGCCACCGAATTTTTCAATAATACAGGAGAGAATGCGTTTATCCATCTCCTCCAGACCGTCGCCGTCGATGTCGAGCAGATTCAACGCCTGATCGGCAAGATCGGCCGTGATGATATTGTCGGCTTTCACCTGTGCATAGTCACGTGCGCGCCGCAGCAGGTTGTTGGCAATACGCGGGGTACCGCGCGAGCGCGACGCAATTTCCATGGCTCCGCCGTCTTCAATCTCCACGCCCAGAATGTGAGCTGAACGTTTCACAATTTTGCAAAGGGTGATGGCATCGTAATAGTCGAGACGGTTGACGAGCCCGAAGCGCGAGCGCATCGGAGCTGAAAGCATGCCGCTGCGGGTGGTTGCACCGATCAGCGTGAACGGTTCAATATTCAGTCGGACGGATCGGGCATTGGGGCCCTGATCAATCACGATATCGATCACGAAATCTTCCATAGCGGAATAAAGATATTCCTCAACCGCGCGCTGCATGCGGTGGATTTCATCAATGAACAATACATCGCCGCGCTCCAGACTGGTCAGCAGGCCGGCGAGATCGGAAGGTTTATCGATGACAGGTCCGGAGGTGCATTTGATATTGACGTCCATCGCTTCGGCAAGAATGTAGGACAACGTGGTTTTTCCAAGGCCCGGAGGGCCTGAAAGCAGTACATGGTCGAGGACATCATTGCGCTGGCGGGCCGCCTGCACAAAAAGTTCGAGCCGTTCGCGGATTTTATCCTGTCCTGTGAAGTCTTCAAAGCGCGAGGGCCGAAGCTTCTGTTCAAATTCCTGATCCGGTGTGATGATTTCGTTATTCATAAGCGGAAGCATTCAGCCATAGAAACACACGGATTGTCACGGAATACCCGATAAAATTAGGGCTTTTCCGTGGGCTCCGCGACTATCTGGTCAGGGCGAGGCGGATGATCTCTTCAACGGTGGTATCGGGTTTGATCTTTTTGGCGACGGCTTTGATCATTTTAGCGGCGTCGTCGGGTTTCTGACCGAGCGCGGTAAGGGCGAGCGCGGCATCGTGCATACGGTTATCGCCACCGGTTGTTGCGGCCGGAGTGAAGGCGTCCAGTTGATCACCGGCATCAAATTTATCGCGCAGCTCCACAACAATGCGCTCTGCGGTCTTTTTGCCAATCCCTGAAATAGAGGAGATCATTTTGATATCGCCGTTGATCAGGGCATTCTTCAGTTCACGCACCGGAAGTCCGGACAGTGCCGAGATTGCAAGTTTGGGACCTACCCCGCTGATGGTCAGGAGTTTCAGGAACATGTCACGCTCATCCTCGGTGCAGAATCCGAAAAGCCGCTGATCGGCATCTGTAATATGGTGGTGTATCAGAATGCGGCAGGTTTCGCCTTCCAGGGGGAGGCTGTCATAGCTGCTGAGCGGAATAAATACTTCGTAACCGACTCCGGAAACATTCATGACCACACGGCCAAGCTGTTTAGTATCAAGTTTGCCTTCAAGAAACGTAATCATAAAGGGAATGTTGCCGGAATCCAGAGGTGAAATACAGCCCTTTCAACATTCCTTTCAATTTTTCCGGACGAACCGCCGGGCTGCCTGTGTTGTGGTGGGAGCAGGTCAGGTCCGACGTTTCCTTCCCGCTGGTCAGGTAAACGTCCGCTACACCGGGGCCGCTTTGGGGAAGAAATGCCGTTGGTGTAGGGGACGCTTACCCGTAAGGAAAGCGTCGGGAGTTTGAAAGACAACCGCCGGGAGATGAAGTTGAGCGGGTTGATTCGACGTTTCCTTCCCGTTGGTCAGGTAAACGTCCGCTACACCGGGGCCGCTTTTGGGGAAGAAATGCCGTTGGTGTAGAGGACGCTTACCTGTAAGGGACACGCAGTGAGTCTGAAAGACAACCGCCGGGTGCTGAGGTTGAGCGGGTCTGTTCGACGTTTCCTTCCCGTTGGTCAGGTAAACGTCCGCTACACCGGGCCGCTTTTGGGAAAGAGGTGCCGTTGGTGTAGGGGACGCTTACCCGTAAGGGACACGCAGTGAGTCTGAAGGACAACCGCCGGGTGCTGAGGTTGAGCGGGTCTGTTCGACATTTCCTTCCCGTTGGTCAGGTAAACGTCCGCTACACCGGGGCCGCTTTTGGGAAAGAAGTGCCGTTGGTGTAGAGGACGCTTACCCGTAAGGGACACGCAGTGAGTCTGAAGGACAACCGTCGGGAGTCTGAAAGATGACCGTCGGAGCACCGGAGTGAATATTGGTTTTTATATTTTTGTTACGTTGCTTTTCAGCAGGAAAGCTATATCTTCGCGCCTCATTTTGCATTTTGGAGAAACCCATGGAAATCAGGAATATAGCAATTATTGCGCACGTCGACCACGGCAAGACGACGCTGGTGGATGAAATTATCAAACAGGCGGAGCTGTTCCGCGAAAACGAGGAGATGCAGGACTGTCTGCTCGACAGCAATGATCTGGAGCGTGAGCGTGGTATTACGATTCTTTCCAAAAACATCAGCGTCAACTATAAGGGCGTGAAGATTAATGTGATCGATACCCCCGGTCATAGTGATTTCGGCGGGCAGGTGGAGCGCGTGCTGAATCTGGCTGACGGTGTGCTGCTGTTGGTTGACTCTGCCGAAGGGCCGATGCCTCAGACGCGCTTTGTGCTGGATAAAGCTTTGGAATTGAACCTCAAGCCGGTGGTGATTATCAATAAAATCGACAAGCCGGATGCGCGTCCGGATATTGTGCATGATCTTGTTTTCGATCTGTTCTGCGAGCTGGATGCCAACGATGAACAGCTCGATTTTCCGATGCTTTACTGTTCCGGTAAAGACGGCTGGGCCGACACCGTACTTGACGGGCCGCGTGATTCGATGCTGCCGCTGATGGATGCGGTGCTGGAACATATTCCTGCACCTAAAAAGGTTGAAGGCCCCGTGCAGATGCAGGTGACGTCCATTGATTATAATGATTACGTCGGCCGTATCGGTGTCGGCCGTGTGTATCGCGGTACGCTCAATACCAAACAGCCGTTGATGCATATTCGTCGGGACGGGAAGCAGGAGCAGACCCGGATTAAGCAGCTGTTTACGTTTGAGGGGCTTGGACGCAATGAAGTGGAGGAGGTGCCCTGCGGGGATCTCTGTGCGGTGGTGGGAATTCCCGACATTGATATCGGGGACTGTATCACAGATTTTGAAACCCCGGAGACGCTGCCGCCGATTCATATTGATGAGCCGACACTGTCGATGACTTTCAGCGTGAACGATTCTCCTTTTTACGGACAGGATGGTCAGTTTGTCACCAGCCGTCATCTACGGGAACGTCTGCTGAAGGAGACGGAGCGCGATGTGGCGCTGCGGGTGGAGGAGACTGGTGGTGATTCGTTCCGGGTCAGCGGTCGTGGGGTGCTGCATCTTTCGATTCTGATAGAAACCATGCGCCGTGAAGGGTTTGAAATGTCGGTGGCGCAGCCGCAGGTCATTTTCAAAGAGAAACATGGTAAAAAAGAAGAGCCGATCGAATTGCTTCATGTTGATGTTCCGGATGAATATGCCGGTAAAATCATTGAAGTCGCCGGAACCCGTAAGGGAGAAATGGTGGACATGGAACAGCACGGTCTGCGCAAGACCATCCGGTTTCATATTCCCACCCGCGGCCTGATCGGTCTACGTTCCAAAATGCTGACGGCTTCCGCCGGCGAGGCCATTGTGACGCACCGGTTTCTGCATTACGAACCGTACAAAGGTGAAATCCAGCAGCGTCAGAACGGTGTACTGATATCGCAGGGCAAGGGGCCCGCCGTTCCGTTCGCGATCGATGGTCTTCAGCAGCGCGGCATCTTTTTCATCAATCCCGGAGAAGAGTGTTATGAGGGAATGATCGTCGCTGAACACTGTCTCGACAATGATCTGGTTGTGAACCTGCAGAAAGCCAAGCAGCTCACTAACGTTCGTGCATCCGGTACAGACCGTGCCATGAAAATTGCTCCGGCACAGGTGAAGAGTCTGGAAGAGGCGCTCGAATATATCAATGAAACGGAACTGGTCGAAATTACGCCGAATCATATCCGGATGCGGAAAAAACTTCTGCTTGAGCATGAGCGTAAAAAAGCGTCCCGTCAGAAATCCAGTTAATCCTCCGACCTTGGAAATCCCGCACGCTGTCTTCGCCCTTTCCAGCGCAGGCAGAGTGCCGGGGATGGAAGCAGAGGGATAAAGATTGATTTCTTTTATGTGCAGTCTAGAGTTTCTTTATGCCAGCAAGGTACGGAGAAAATACGATGGAAAAAAGATTGTATGTAGGGAACCTGAATTATACCTCCACCGAAGAGGAGATCGAAAATCTGTTCAAACAGGCCGGTGAAGTTGAATCCTGCCATCTGATGCTCGATAAATTCACCAGTCGTTCACGGGGATTTGCATTTGTTGAAATGGCTTCAGCTGAAGAGGCGGACAACGCCGTTAAGCTGTTTAACAACAAGGATTTTCAGGGCCGTCCGTTGCGGGTGAATATTGCCCGTCCGCGCGAAGAACGCCCTCCGCGCCGCGACCAGAACGTCCGGCGTTCCGAACGCTGATTATGTTTGGACAGGATTAACAAGAAGAGCAGGATCCTGAAAATCCTGTTAATCCTGTCTGAATTTTACCCGCAGGTGATGCCGGACCACAGAATCCACGGTCCGCCGCAACCGGCTTCAACCCCTTCTTTATGGTATTTTCCGCATCCGCCCCATTTGTTAATGGGTTCCCCGCCGGCTTCATTCGTTGGGTCCTCTTCCGCGATGACACTTTTAGCAATGATGGAATCCAGCAGTCGCGGAACGGGGTCGGACAGTTCAATATGCCCGCCCTGCGGACCGAGAAAGAGCCGGCCGGTCCGTTTGCCGTTTTTTATTTCTTCGAGGTATTCCGTTCCGGCAGTGAGGCCCATCCCTTTGGGATCCTCCATTCCCCGGCTGCATGTTCGGCTATGAAACCGTCTCCACACAATTCGATGAGTTCATCGAGTGTTTTATCGCCGGCCGTGAAGTAGGTGTTGGTCTGGCGCGGCATCAGTGGGCGTTTCCAGCTTTCGCGTTTGCCGTTTGACTGCCGCGGCGCCGGTCCGTTGATATCGCCGACGATGGATGACATCAGGTCATTCATCGGCGATGAAAGTTCACCTTTATCCAGAATAACCTGGGGCCGGACAATGAACCCTTCATCGTCAAAAAAGTGAGTGCCGTTGACCCCGTAGGGTATCGTCCCCATAGCAAAGACGCCGGCATTGTTGATGATGGTCGCCTGTTCGTTACCGACTTTGACCCCTTTTTTTCTCAGACCTGGCGCACAGCTGCGTCCAAGGCGGCAGGTATCGCCCTCCTGTGTATGGCCGAAGGCTTCGTGGGCAATGACTCCGGTCACATCCGGGCCGGTAATAATGCGGTAGCGTCCGGGTTTGATGTGTTCGGCATGTTCCACTTTGTCGGCGGTTTCCACCAGCTTGGCGATCAGTGTATCAGTAATGGTTGCGCCGACTTCGGCACCGGTCATCCCGCCGATAATATCGCGCACATTTTTACCCGACGGTGTAATTGCATAAATATAGTAGAGGCTGGAAAAGAGCGACTGTGACATCATGCGGGTGCGGTCGACAAACAGGCGGCTTTTAACTTTGCGGCGGATCATACAGCCGGCCGATGCCAGTTTGTCGCCGCCTTTTTCCATGATGGCTTCTTTGATCACTTTGGAACGCGCGGCGGTTTCGGCCCGGTTCATCGATTCGGAAATGGACGGATCGTAGGTGCTGCCGAAATGCACGGGGGTATCAGCCTCGGGCAGTTTGCCGTTGATCAGTATCTGTTCGCGGACCGGTTCCGCAAACTGATTGATCGGTTCATCGGTCCAGGTCGGCGGTGTGTAGACGGACGGATTTTCCAGCGACTGGAAATAATCGAGCGCTTCGGAGCGCAGCGTCACTGCTGCGGAAAGAAGAGCGGTTTCATCAAAGTGGTTGGTGGCATATTCAAAGTTGCGCTGTCCGGCAAGGATGCGCAGAACCAGCCCGCGGTCCATCGTCAGCCCGCTTGCTTCGGTCTGGCTGACGTGACTCTGGAACTGGTCGAGATCCTCCAGGCAGGCGAAGGCATAGATTTTATCTTCAACGCCCTGTTCCATCGTTTTAACGAGTTTTCCAAGGAGTGGAAAAAAGGAACGGAGTTCGTCGGATAGGGGATAATATTTTTTCATGTTGATAGACCTCGTTTAGTTGCCGGCAATGGATACGCCTTTGGTGATAAGCATCGCATCGGGACCTTTATATCCGAGCGGCGGGGCATAGCTGCTTTTCGGAACGTTAACGGTGCCGATGCTGGCCGACAGACGGCAATCGGTGAAATTGTCTTTCAGGTTGCCGGAAACAACGCCGCCTTTCACCAGCGTAACCGTTCCGTCGGCCGCGACGTGTTTGCCGAGTTTGATCTCGGAGCTCCAGGTCAGCTTCTGCGCATCGATCAGCAGAGAGGAAAATTTAATGATCTGTGTGTATTCCAGTCCCTGGATATTTTTCGTGTCGAGGGTACCCGGCTCCACGACAAGGTTGCCGCTCAGGCCGTTGGGTTCGAGGCCGAGATACTGACCGAAGCGGTTGCCGATGATCCGGTTTTTTACGGTGTTGTTTTCAATCAGCGTTCCGCCCGGGCCGGCAGACCGTCAATGGCGTAAGCCGAAGAGAGTACCATGCAGGGAATCGTCGGATCGAGGCTGAGATGCAGCGGATCGCCGTCACCTCCACCGAAGGTATCTCCAATGTTGAGAAATGGGATCTTGATGTATTCGTTTTGGCAGTTGAGCTGACTGAGCAGAGCATCGAGCATTTGCGAAAGAGCATCTTTTTCAATCAGGATCGTGGCGTTATCCTGCGTATTCGGTTCGGCGCTGTCGCCCAGCGTGGCCACCTGCAGGGCACATTCATTAATGAAGTTTTTGACGTTCAGGTCGGCGACGGTTACCGATGTGGTGTGTTCGTGCACTTCTTTGTCGTTTTCCTGTCCGGCCTTTTCCATGGCGGCTTCGAGGTAGAGCTCGCTCAGTTCGGTTTCGTAGGCGAGGCCTTCCGAGTTGGTCCGGGCGCTGATGGAATAGTTGACGAAGAGCTCGGCGGAATTAAGGGCACAGCCTTCGGTTTCCGCAAAGGCGGAGCTGAACTTCTTTTCGATTTCGGCGGCGACCTCTTCAGGATGATCGCGCACATTCGGATCGCAGGTTTCAACCCTGGCCGGTTCTTCAGCCGGCGGTTTGGCGAGGGTCCATTTTTTGTTCTGGCTGCAGGCTGCCAGCGATACGGCATTGTCGATCTGTTCCGTGACGGGAAGATAGGTGACCAGGTCAATCATGGACGTGCCGACCAGGCCCTCTTTTTCCGATGGCGTGTAGACCGAAAGTTTATAGTCTTCGCCCTCAACCCGCCGGCTCTGGTGACAGTGCAGCGTGGCGCCATCGGGTGAAGAATAGAGCCGTTGCAGACTGCGTGACTCCGTGGCGTTCAGGCTCCAGCCGGTCAGTGTGCCGGTCTTTACGGCTGCATTCAGGGCATCAGTGACTTCATTGATAAATTTCTGGTTCATAAATCCTCAGTGTTTCGTTGAATAGCGCAGAGGATAAATGAATGGAGGAAAAGTTCCGCAATTAATTGTGTAAAAAAATGGAGTTGAGCGGGTCTGTTCGACGTTTCCTTCCCGCTGGTCAGGTAAACGTCCGCTACACCGGGGAGCTTTTTGATGAAGTGTTGTTGGTGTAGAGAACGCTTACCCGTAAGGAAAGCGTCGGGAGTCTGAAGGACAACCGTCGGGTGCTGAAGCGGAGCGGGTTGATTCGACGTTTCCTTCCCGTCGGTCAGGTAAACGTCCGCTACACCGGGGGAGCTTTTTGATGAAGTGTTGTTGGTGTAGAGAACGCTTACCCGGAGGGACACGCAGTGAGTCTGAAGGACAACCGTCGGGAGTCTGTAAGACAGCCGCCGGGGAAGGTCATTTTTTTACGCACAGGGCAGGCGGGATGGCGAAGAGACCGAGCAGGGCGGTGATTTTATAGGTGAGCAACAGGCCGCAGTGGTCGGCCGCAAAGCCGACTAGCATGGCGATGGCGGAGCCGGCGGCAAAATTCATGGTCATAAAAAGGCCGTTGGCGAGCGAGGGGCGGTCGGAGTTAAGATCGTGGATCATGGCCATGAAGACCGGTGTGCTGGCAAAAAAGAGCAGGCCCATCAGGATCAGCAGAAGCCAGAGGACGATTCCGCCGGAGAGGGTGAAGAGATACATCAGTGCCGGGGAAATCAGCATAATGCCGAGCAGAACTTTTCTGCGGCCGATTCGGTCGGAGAGGCTTCCTGCACCGAGAGCACCGAGTGCGGCGGCGAGTTCGAGTACGGCCAGCGCGATGGCTGCGGTTTTCAGCGAATGGCCGTGATCGACCATATAGGAGGGGAGAAAGAGGGCGAGTGCTGATTTGGAGAAGCCACGAAAAAACATAATCGGCAGGATGGTGCTGAACAGCGGGGTCATGCCCCGGAAGGATTTTAAAAGCGGTTCTTTGGCGGGGGTACTGAAATGGAGAAGGTCTTCTTTGCGGATGGTGCGCAGGTTGAGGAAAAGGAGCAGCGATGCTATCAGGCCGACGGGAATAAGCCGCCAGATGCCTTCGAGTCCCCACCAGGAGACCGCAGCGGTGACGAGGAGTGGTCCGACGGTACGGGCCAGTTCTCCACCGAACATGAAAAAGCTCATGCCGCGTCCGACTTTATCGCCGGATACACGCCGCATCAGTACGGGAGCGGTGACGTGATAAACCGCGGCGGTGATTCCGCTGACCAGCATCAGCACGGCCAGCATGATGATTGACGGAGCCAGACCGATCAGGCTCATGGAGACAACCGCAACCACCGGACAGAGAATAATGCCGGAGCGAATCAGTATCCGGTCGGCAATGATGCCGAAGAGCGGATTGAAGAGGGCGGGGATGCGTTGCACCACGGAGAGTGCTCCGGCAAGGGCATAAGTGAACCCCAGCTTTTCACTCAGCAACGGAAGCAACGGTGCAAAAAATGAGGTATAGGTGTCGTGCAGCAGATGGGTTGCGGCAATGGAACTGACATGGCCGCTTTGAAAACGTTTTTCGGCCGGGCTCATTGGCCGAGAAAAATTTCGGGTTCGCGCCGTTCGGAAAAATGGTCGTTCAGTTTCTGCGCGGTCGCCCTGATGGGTTCAAGGGTCAGACTGCGGGCATCTTCCGGACAGAAGCGCAGGCAGGCCATGCACCAGATGCAGTTGTCAGGGTCGGCTTCGGCCACAGAATTTTTGATCGACATCCCCTGCGTAGGGCAGAGTTCAACACATTTGCCGCAGGCGGTGCAGCGTTCCGGATCGACCGATGTGGCGGATCCGGTCAGGTTTTTCTCCGGTTTATAGGGTCGGTTTCCTGGTACGGTTTCGAGTTCTGCGGTTCCGATCTGTCGGCCAAAGGCTTCCGCCTTCTCGAGGTCGGCGGCATCGGGCCGGCCTTTGGAAAGCGGAAGCTGCGAAGTTGAAAAAGAATGTTCGCCCAGGAACGTGCCGGCGGCAACCGGACGGAATCCCTGTTTACGGCAGAGATCGTAAAGCTCAATCAACGCATCGTCATAATGACGGTTGCCATAAACCACAACGGGAACCGCCGCTGCGCTGTTTCCTTTGATGGAAAGAAAGCGTTGTACTGCCAGTTGCGGCAACCGGCCCGCGTAGACCGGCATACCGATCAGAACGAGGTCGTTTTTTCTGAAAACGGGAAGTATTTCCGGGGATCGGCAGGTGAGGTCGGTTTCACTTTGTACGGTGCCGTTGGTACCGCACGCGATGGCTTTCAGGGTTTGGCGGGTGGTCGTTGTAGGGGAGAAATAGATCAGGTGTATTTTATTGTGCATTTTTCAGTCCTCAAAATATTCGATAACGGGTTGTGAGCATATGCTTAATATGCGTACAGGCAAGCCCGTGTTTTTAAAAATTGTAAGGTCCGGTTTTATTGGGGCAGGAAATGGGGAGCGGAGTGTTGCCTGGTTCGACGTTTCCTTCCCGTTGGTCAGGTAAACGTCCGCTACACCGGGAAGCTTTTTGATGAAGTGTTGTTGGTGTAGAGGACGCTTACCCGAAGGGAAGCGTCGGGAGTCTGAAGGACAACCGTCGGGAGTTGAAGCAGAGCGGGTTTGTTCGACGTTTCCCTCCCGTTGATCAGGTAAACGCCCGCTACACCGGAAAGCTTTTTGATGAAGTGTTGTTGGTGTAGAGGACGCTTACCCGAAGGGAAGCGTCGGGAGTTTGAAAACAACCGTCGCGAGTTGAAGCTGAGCGGGTTTGTTCGACGTTTCCCTCCCGCTGGTCAGGTAAACGTCCGCTACACCGGGAAGCTTTTGAAGAGGAAATACCGGAGGTGTAGAGGACGCTTACCCGTAAGGAAAGCGTCGGGAGTCTGAAGGACAACCGTCGGGAGTTGAAGTTGAGCGGGTCTGTTCGACGTTTCCTTCCCGCTGGTCAGGTAAACGTCCGCTACACCGGGGCGCTTTTGAAGAGGAAATGCCGTTGGTGTAGAGGACGCTTACCCGTAAGGAAAGCGTCGGGAGTCTGAAGGACAACCGTCGGGAGATGAAGTTGAGCGGGTCTGTTCGACGTTTCCTTCCTGCTGGTCAGGTAAACGTCCGCTACACCGGGGCGCTTTTGAAGAGGAAATGCCGTTGGTGTAGAGGACGCTTACCCGTAAGGAAAGCGTCGGGAGTCTGAAGGACAACCGTCGGGAGTTGAAGCTGAGCGGGTCTGTTCGACGTTTCCTTCCTGCTGGTCAGGTAAACGTCCGCTACACCGGTTGTGTTGGTTGTAGAAACGTCCGCTACACCGGCGGCAGGAATATCAGACCGTAACGACGGCTTTTCCGACGGTGCGGCCGGATTCGAGCTGGCGGTGGGCATCCTGCAGTTTATCGAACGGGAAGGTCACGGAGATATGCGGTTTCAGCGTTCCGTCTTTCAGCATACCGGCTAGCGTATTCATCTGATCGCCATTGGATTGAACCAGGATAAACTCAATGTTGATGTTCCGGGCTGCTGCTTCCTGAACTGCTGCTTCGGGGAAATCCGGGGCGGGCAGGGAAACCATACCGCCGCCGTCTTTGATCACCTTTACCGATTTCGTGATGTTTTCTCCGCCCATGCCGTCGAGCACAAAGTCGATACCGGTCAGGACCTCTTCAAACTGCACTTCGCGGTAGTCGATATGTTCATCGGCACCCATGGCCATGCAGAAGTCGCGGTTTTTAGCTGATGATGTAGTGATAACATGCGCACCCATTTTTTTTGCCATCTGAATGGCAAAGTGGCCGACGCCGCCGGATCCGGCATGGATCAACACACGGTCATCCGCTTTAATACGGCCAGTCAACACCTGCAAAGCCGTGAGAGCCGCCAGTGTCGTTGCTGCAGCCTCTTCGAAAGAGCAGTTTGCCGGCATCTTGGCAAGGTGATCCGCCGGGGCGGCCACATATTCCGCATAAGCTTTTCCATGTCCTGGAAAATTCACCATGCCGAAGACCTTGTCACCAACTTTGAAGTCGGTGACGTCTGCTCCGGTTTCGGCGACGACGCCGGCGATATCCCAGCCGATAATGACCGGGCGATCTTCGGTCTGCATGATCATGTTGAGGACTTCTTCATGCGGTCGTACTTTCACGTCGACCGGGTTGATGCTGATGGCTTTGGTTTCCACCAGAACTTCATCGGCTTTGATTTCGGGTTTTTCAATGTCGGACAGGACGAGGTTTTCCACGCCGCCGGCTTCATGTAGTACGTATGCTTTCATGTCGGTTTCCTATTCGTTGAGTTGATGGTAGGGAATGAATGGGGGATGGGGCTAAATTTATACCGGTACAGTACCGGCTTATCCGTTGTTTATGATCCTGTGATTGGAGTCATGGTATTCACTGTAAACTCCTCGGTTGCACCTTCTGTTGCTGCAATAAAGGCCTGGAAGTGGTCCGAGTCCGCATGCCGCTGAAGCAGCTCCGGGGAATCCCAGTTTTCATACACCACAAAAAGTGTAGGGGTATCGTTGTCCTGATGTACGACATAGTCGATGCATCCTTCGTCGTTGGCTCGGGTCTGTTCCGCCAGTTTCAGCAGTTCGGATTTCACCCGGTCGACGGTGTTTTCCCTGGCTTTGATGGTTGCAATTACGGTCAGCATTTCTTTTCTCCTTGGTTTATAGATGAATTGCTGAATACACGGAGTATTCCGCGTATTCAGCGGGGTTATACAAAGCGCAGGATTTCGGCGGCTTTCATACGCGGGGTAGGGGGCGGTGTTTCATCCGGCCAGCCATAGACAATCAGTGCGGAAACCGTTTCGCCTTCCGGCAGATTCAGCAGTTTCGGCAGGGTTTCTTTGTCGATCACCCCGAAAATACAGGTGCCGACGCCTAATGCATGCGCCGCCAGACAGAAGGTCTGACAGGCGATACCGGCATCGAACGACTCCCAGGCCTCGGGGTCGGAGAGTTCAATGTCGAGTTTGGCGGGATCGATCCGTCCGCTTTTACCCTTCACATGACTCAGTACGCAGACGCCCGGTGCATTTGCCAGCGTTTTCATATTATAGGCAAATCCCTTAACGCCTTCGCCGGCAATCTGCTGAATCATTTCGGGATTATCCACCAGCGTGTAGCGTGCAATCTGGGTGTTGGCCCACGACGGCGCCCAGCGCGCAATATCGATGATTTCATGCATCGTTTCCCGGTCGACCGGATTTTCTTTGAATTTACGCACGCTCCGGCGTGTTTTAATCAGTTCAATAGCTTCCACGGTGAACTCCTTCTGTTTTTTTAATCAGTCCAGGATGGTAAAGATATCCGATTCCGGAAGGCGGGATTTCGGGAGGCCGGCGTTGAAATCGGAGTGTTTGCGGTAACCGAGCGATACGAGGGCGACGGGGCTGTATCCTTTTTCACTGAGGCCGAATTCCTCATCCAGAGCCGCTGCATCCAGCCCTTCCATCGGAACGGCATCCATGCCCAGCGCGGCGGCGCCGAGCAGCACTGTACCCATATTGAGATAGACCTGTTTTTCCATCCAGCTGCGGGTATCCTTAAGTTCATTCCGGTGGATATCTGCAAAGGTGATACGGGCCTGGTGCATCATGTCTTTGAACGAGGGCTCCGCAAAACGACCGTCCTTTTCCTCCTGTTCGAGCAGATGCTGCAGATAGGCATCATCCAGATCATTTTTCACACAGAACACAATGACATGCGAGGCATTCAGTACTTTCGGTTCATTGAACCGGAAGGCGTCCTGCGTGCCCCGGGCGACGCGGCGTTTGCCTTCCGGAGTATCGGCAATGATAAAGTGCCAGGGTTG from Verrucomicrobia bacterium S94 carries:
- a CDS encoding antibiotic biosynthesis monooxygenase, whose product is MLTVIATIKARENTVDRVKSELLKLAEQTRANDEGCIDYVVHQDNDTPTLFVVYENWDSPELLQRHADSDHFQAFIAATEGATEEFTVNTMTPITGS
- a CDS encoding nitroreductase, which produces MEAIELIKTRRSVRKFKENPVDRETMHEIIDIARWAPSWANTQIARYTLVDNPEMIQQIAGEGVKGFAYNMKTLANAPGVCVLSHVKGKSGRIDPAKLDIELSDPEAWESFDAGIACQTFCLAAHALGVGTCIFGVIDKETLPKLLNLPEGETVSALIVYGWPDETPPPTPRMKAAEILRFV
- the nfsB gene encoding oxygen-insensitive NAD(P)H nitroreductase, with product MNLNEVAEWRYSTKEFDPDRKIPAEQFEQIKSLLRKSPSSVNLQPWHFIIADTPEGKRRVARGTQDAFRFNEPKVLNASHVIVFCVKNDLDDAYLQHLLEQEEKDGRFAEPSFKDMMHQARITFADIHRNELKDTRSWMEKQVYLNMGTVLLGAAALGMDAVPMEGLDAAALDEEFGLSEKGYSPVALVSLGYRKHSDFNAGLPKSRLPESDIFTILD